The region GGTAGAAACCTAATTTACTTAATGTAAAATTTAATTAAAAAGATAATATTAAGTCTATTAAATAATCTCATTAGCTTTTTTATAAGCCATAATCATCTTATTAAATAAACTTACGTTAAATGCTGTGGTGATACCGCTTTAATCTAAACTGGCATTCACAATTTCATATATGAGATTGAGCTTGCGAGCAGATTCACCCTCAATCAATATGGGAGTTCCTAATTTATCCCTAACATATTCTTTTAATCTAATTCGCCATAACTTATAACAACGTATTGTTTAAATGTTGATATAGCCTGCTGATAAGCTTTACTTACTCTCATTAATTCGTCAAGCTGCCTTTTTAAAAGCACAGAAATTCAAAATACTTTTGAGTTAATTGCATAAGTCTATCATTTTAATGAATATCAAATTTAAGAGTTTATATTTTTTAATGAAAAAAACATTTTCAAATTGACTTAACAAGGCCTTGTTACAATTAATTATCATTATGATTTATTTATGATATAATTGATTATTATTCTATCTATATTTATTATTTATTAATTATATTTGCTTAAAAAGTGAATTTAATATGAAGATGAAATTTGTTATGAAAGGTGAGCAAGGAAGTGGTAAAACAACTTTCATTGACCTTTTATTGGGACGTAAATTTGAAAAAAAATATCAGGCAACTCTAGGTCTTAGTTTGGAAACAGTTAAGGTTAATAATGAAGGAAAAGTAGAGTTTTGGGATATGTCTGGTGATCCATCCGACTCACAACTTACAACATGGTATGATAAACACCATGAGAAAACCGATGTGTTTTTTTATTGTGTCGATCTTTCTCAACATTTAAACACGACCGATATTAATAAAAAATTAAGCCAATTAAAAGAAAGCTACCCTGACGCTATCATTATATTAGTTGGTACAAAAGTGGATAAACTTAAAGAAACTACAACTATTAAAGCAGAATTTAAAGCTGCTGTGCAAAAAAAGTTAGAACCGTTTAAGGAAAATGTGCATGAAACGCTAATTACCTCTGCTAAGGATGGATACATTTCATGTAAAACTCTTCCAAATTTATTAACGATTATCGAAAATTCTAAACCAAAATTAGATGAGCAAAAAGCAGAAAGACAAAGGCAAGAAGAAGAAAAACAAAGGCGAGATGAAATACACAATGATTCAAAGTATCCTAATAGTTACAAAAGCATCTGGAAGAAGACAGAAAATCAACATTCAGAATTAACTCAATCAAAGCAAGATTACCATTGTACTGTACAACTTTTAAGAGATTACTGTAAAACAAATCCATCTGATTCAATTCTCTTTTCTAAAGTTAAGTTAATGTTTTCTTTTAAACTGCGAAACCATACAACAACGATACGCCAATTTTTGCAAGAGTATGAAAGGAGTTCAGGTAGAGAGGAAAACGTAGATGCTCTGCTTAAAGCCTTAAGTAAAAAACTTAAAGGTCAGCCGATCGATGTAGAAGGTAGCTTATACAGACGGCTAGATTATATCCAAAAATTAACTCAGAGTACTTCAGTAGCTTTTGGTGAAAAGTTTGCAGAAAATGTAGGTAGAACTATTAACCCACCTTATTAATGATTTCATGACAAAGTAAATTATATAATCGATGTGGATCAATTACATCACTAACCTAAGAATATAAATGAACTTTATCAACAACAATACTATAAACACCCCCGTTTTGATGAGGAAATTTTTCTAGTTGGCAATAAAAATATTGTTTAATAGTAGAGGTGGTTTTAGATCCTTTTAATTCTGAAATTTTTTTTAAGTTTAGTTTTTCACCTAGTGCTCTTTATTCGCTGTTTAAATACAAAGAAAGTATTTTAATCTCAATAAGTAATTTTAACAAATTACCTATCACCTTACACTAAAAAATGATGGCTATAGACATTAATTTATATCGTTAATATAAATCAATCACAAACGCGCAATTGATTTGCGCTATAAATTTTAAATTAATTTAGCCTAAAAAAACGAGCAAAAAACCGAGAGGATTATTAAGTTAGCTATTGCATAGCCAGCACACCTTTCGCATTATTCACATATGCCCTTCTCTTCCTTTATCCATCAATAGTTTAAGGGTTTGCTGCTAATTTATTTGCATAAAATGACGGTGAATACGTGATGAAGGTTGTGGTGAAGAGAAAATAATGAAGAGCCCTTATTCTTCTTAGGTTAAAGTAATGACGTCTTATTCTATTCATCACGCACTTCATCACCCCTTCACCACTCTTGTTAAGATTTAGGATTCTTTATTAAGCGAAGTCGTTTAAAGTTCGCTATATTTACTAGCCGCTGCAAGCTGTAATTTCTCAAAATCTTCTCGATTTAACTTTAACAATTCAGTAGATAATTTTTTGATAAGCGCGCTCATCTGAATCGTGAGT is a window of Legionella busanensis DNA encoding:
- a CDS encoding GTP-binding protein — translated: MKMKFVMKGEQGSGKTTFIDLLLGRKFEKKYQATLGLSLETVKVNNEGKVEFWDMSGDPSDSQLTTWYDKHHEKTDVFFYCVDLSQHLNTTDINKKLSQLKESYPDAIIILVGTKVDKLKETTTIKAEFKAAVQKKLEPFKENVHETLITSAKDGYISCKTLPNLLTIIENSKPKLDEQKAERQRQEEEKQRRDEIHNDSKYPNSYKSIWKKTENQHSELTQSKQDYHCTVQLLRDYCKTNPSDSILFSKVKLMFSFKLRNHTTTIRQFLQEYERSSGREENVDALLKALSKKLKGQPIDVEGSLYRRLDYIQKLTQSTSVAFGEKFAENVGRTINPPY